The following coding sequences lie in one Arachis hypogaea cultivar Tifrunner chromosome 9, arahy.Tifrunner.gnm2.J5K5, whole genome shotgun sequence genomic window:
- the LOC112712802 gene encoding uncharacterized protein, translated as MEGTTNLVVYNNGEIIHNTHEGVRFVSQNPFSFVVPCTMTLMELQNGLCKSMENSTLMRVSIILYRNPIVVFGGLIQFDPMPITDEASMQNMFQIHRQTQMRHPQTEVYVEFETVEAVADQNDIDIHDDRDAVYEGMNSDSEEDFEATYEAGDEDEDGDLGVEAAAENVVVRPSSNQPMDVPPFMRVADVEDGEFRIGMEYSSRKSVVAAIRSFTISKGVEYEVYESEPQTFYAKCKMYGRRCDWLIRASLIRKKGCWEIRRYNGRHTCTIGTISQDHSKLDSDTIAEAIRPLVEIDPSIKVKSIIAEVQSKFNYTISYRKAWLAKQKSIANVFSGWEDSYQALPWWLSIMVQKMPGSIVQIETRPLYNGNEEAQDVKILHRTLLVAVAQDGNQNIVPIAFALVEGETTDAWHFFFKNLRMYVVRKDGVGMISDRHESIRVAVNRSDGYSRTVEEYNINYKRLEERGKAYARWCDAIGLKHWVLAFDEGHRWSDMITNLVECINSVLKGAQRCNAGQVEYPLMPAEEVVHIQTVALLGPQGVTRHTRTTTTEQRCHTPQDGAATRLGGSICHTRWYTD; from the exons ATGGAGGGCACCACAAACTTGGTGGTGTATAACAACGGTGAGATAATACATaatactcatgagggagtgagGTTTGTGTCCCAGAATCCGTTTTCATTTGTGGTTCCATGCACGATGACGTTAATGGAGCTGCAGAACGGCCTCTGTAAAAGCATGGAGAACAGTACGTTAATGAGAGTGAGCATAATTCTGTACCGGAATCCGATTGTagtttttggtggtctaatacagtttgatCCCATGCCGATCACTGATGAAGCGAGTATGCAGAACATGTTTCAAATTCACCGGCAGACTCAGATGCGACACCCACAAACTGAGGTGTACGTTGAGTTTGAAACTGTAGAGGCAGTGGCGGATCAGAATGATATAGATATACATGATGATAGAGATGCAGTGTATGAAGGAATGAATAGTGACAGCGAAGAGGACTTCGAAGCCACTTATGAGGCCGGCGACGAAGATGAGGATGGTGATCTGGGAGTTGAGGCAGCAGCAGAGAATGTAGTGGTTCGTCCGTCGAGTAATCAACCGATGGACGTTCCACCTTTTATGC GCGTTGCCGATGTTGAGGACGGGGAGTTCCGGATTGGAATGGAATACAGTTCTAGAAAGTCGGTCGTCGCAGCAATTAGAAGTTTCACTATATCTAAAGGAGTTGAATATgaggtgtatgagtctgagccacagacgttctatgcaaaatgcaagatgtACGGGCGTCGATGTgactggcttatccgagctagCTTGATACGGAAAAAAGGTTGTTGGGAGATACGAAGATACAACGGTAGGCACACGTGCACGATCGGaacgatttcacaagatcattcCAAGTTGGACTCAGATACAATTGCTGAGGCTATAAGGCCATTGGTCGAGATAGACCCGTCTATCAAGGTGAAATCTATAATTGCGGAAGTCCAGTCAAAGTTCAACTATACCATCAGTTAccgaaaggcttggttggcaaagcagaagtccATAGCCAACGTTTTCAGTGGTTGGGAGGATTCTTAccaagccttgccatggtggctcTCGATCATGGTGCAGAAGATGCCTGGTTCAATTGTCCAAATAGAAACACGACCACTGTACAACGGGAATGAGGAGGCGCAAGATGTAAAAATACTTCATC GTACACTTCTAGTCGctgttgcacaagatgggaaccaGAACATTGTGCCTATCGCCTTTGCCTTGGTGGAAGGGGAGACAACTGATGCGTGGCACTTCTTTTTCAAGAATCTGCGAATGTATGTTGTTAGAAAAGATGGTGTGGGTATGATCTCAGACCGACATGAGTCAATACGGGTAGCAGTAAATCGTTCCGATG GGTATTCAAGAACGGTGGAGGAGTACAATATCAACTATAAGAGGTTGGAAGAGCGAGGCAAGGCATATGCCAGGTGGTGCGATGCCATTGGACTCAAACATTGGGTATTGGCATTCGACGAGGGACATCGATGGAGCGATATGATAACGAACCTTGTCGAGTGCATTAACTCAGTGTTGAAGGGTGCCC AACGATGCAATGCTGGTCAAGTGGAATATCCCTTGATGCCCGCGGAGGAGGTTGTACATATCCAAACTGTCGCATTACTCGGTCCGCAGGGTGTCACTCGACACACTCGAACGACAACAACGGAGCAACGATGTCATACACCTCAAGATGGGGCTGCAACTCGTCTGGGAGGATCAATCTGTCATACACGCTGGTACACGGATTGA